DNA from Musa acuminata AAA Group cultivar baxijiao chromosome BXJ1-5, Cavendish_Baxijiao_AAA, whole genome shotgun sequence:
ATTTGCCTGCCAACCGTTGGTCGTCCGGCTGTAAGTGATGAATCTTACGGTCGAGTGTCTAATATatcatttaatgtaataaaaaaatagataatttaagttaaaatgaATCCATCCGACGCTTCTTTCTATTATAATTTGCACAATAATTCCACGGTCCAAAAAGTCGAAACCCCCAAACCTCGTTGCAGTGTTTACACACACCAAAAACACGAGGAGGAAATCAATCGATGTACGCTTCCGTACGCCGCGATTAATCGCCGACGGAGGGGGCGCCTCGTCACGTGACGAAGGCCAGGTGGCTCGGCGGGGCCCAGCCACACGGGAGCTCGCTGGCGCGGCGCGGCGCAGCACGTGTCGGCTCCCAGGGACCACGCCGGGTCGCCCTCCGCGCCGGATGGGTTCGCGTGCGACGCAAGGAGTCCTCTTTCGCCGCGCACGTGGTCCGCGACCGGCAACAGCCGGTGGCGCTCCACTCCATCGCTATATCAACCACCGGGAGGGAGTCGGTTCCTTTTAATTACCCTCCCATTCACGAGAAGAAAGAAATTTTCAGCAGGATTCGGTAGCTCctcgaagagaagaagaaggaataGGTTTCTTTCCGAATCAGATCGAGCGATGGAGAGGGATTTCTTGGGAATTCACGGGAGGGATTCGGGGAACCGCCAAGATGCAGGtactatcataataataataataattattattattattattatttgcttgAACTTTTCCATTGGATCCATGGAGCTCTAGTTGTCTTTCTcgtatttttttttctcctttttttattttttttacaaagttGTCTTTTTTCCTCTCCTTTTTAAGGTTTATTTGGTGGTTATCCGCTAAAGATGCGATTTTGAATGATTTCTTTGGTTCTCCGAATGATTTTGCTGCTGTGCTGTTTGGATTGTATGGAAAGATGATGATTTTATAGTGGTGTGGAGATGAAAAATAGTAGGAGTTCCGAATAAATTCTTGTTACCATTTTTTCCAATCAGGCGACGGTCTCTCAGTGGTGTTTCTCTTCTGATTCTTGCTTACCATCTTTTTAGTTAAGTGTTGAAATAGGCTGAGGCTCAGCCTGTAATGATTTAGATGGCATGCTTTCCTTGCAAGTTTTCTTGCCGCTATGATTGCTTTGGCTTCAATTTTGCATATGCGTACGTGCAGTCAATTCCATCGTGAAACAAAAGCAGAGCACTCGGAGTTTTTAGTCCACAGATCCATCATGTTGTAATTCTTTGTAGTTTAGATTTTTAGTGGTTAATCGATATCCGGTTACTGAGATCATGGTAGATGATGCTTGTTATTCTATTCCAGATTTCCCTTATGCGCAATTGTTTCTTTTTCGTTTCCAATCTCTCAGCTCTCTTTGGTGGGTCAGCGGTTCAGTGGCCCTTCTCAAACGTCTCCACCATGCAGCCATTCGTGTTCTACAAGGCCGCTCAGGAGGAGAAGGCTAGGAACTATTTCTTCGATAAGCACTCGTCTTCTTCGAGGTTTCATCCTCTGCCAAGCATGGCTGTCTTTGAACCCAGTCAGAAAGCTTCCCATGCTGTAGCATCTCAGGTGTGTGCATCGACTTCCCGGTTGGTTTCAGACATCGTGAATCGCACTGGTGCTTCATCTTCTTGTGTCATGATCTTGCAGAAAAGCTTTGGTCTCGGAAGACAAAGCATCAACCAGCATCCCATGCATGGATACCAGCCtcagagcactggttcttcccttGATGCTACTACATGTCACATGATTCCTGTCAACATGGGCGGTCCTTTCTTCAAGGTTCAGGCTGCCCATAGCGGTCCCAATATAGCAGTCACCTCACTCGAGCAGCTTCCTACTGGAGGTGGGATTGCAGTTAACAGCCCTATCGGTGGCCCTGCTGGTGGAGCCTTTGCTCCAAGGTAAGATTTTGTTGAATAAGTTTCAGATGCAAGTCTTCTATTGCTCTTTTTGAGACACCCGCTTTTCCATCTTGTTAACTATTATGGTATGATGGATTTCTTTCTCCAGGAATATGCCCAAGCCCAGTCATATGACTGCTCAGTTAACTATCTTCTATGGGGGTTGCGTGAATGTGTATGATGATGTTCCATTGGATAAGGTAATCTTCTCCGTCTCATGGTGATATAATTAGATGGAGGATGGTTGTGATGCTAATTTATGAACTGGCTGTGCGTTTCAGGCTCGAGCAATTATGTTATTGGCGAGTAAGGGATCTAATGTAAGTTCAAATGCTCTCAATCCGAGATCTGAAGCACCCCTACCGGCTGCAGCCCCTGTGCCAGCCAAAGTGTTAGGATCTAATGGTATTAGTACGAAGCAGACCTTGATTCCTACCCCGATTTACGTGGTAGCACCTTGCTCGGGGCTTTCAAGCCCGATATCGGTTGCATCGCATGCAAGGGCCGCTGCAGGGGGTGGTTCTAGCAACACCGATGATGCACCGAGGCCTAAAGCCGTCGTTGCTCCACTGGTTCCTACAGGGCTCCACGACACCTCCAAAACTCCAACTACTGCTTTAGGCTCAAGAACTGCAACAAATAACACGCCAAGAGGTAATCTGCAATCATGTATGATGCATGAAGCATGTGAATCTGCAAacacctctctttctttctcctacTACCGATTCTTAGATTCTTGTCAACTGAATAGATTGCGGACCCATGTTTGCAGCTGTACCTCAAGCTCGGAAGGCATCACTGGCTCGATTCCTAGAAAAGCGCAAGGAAAGGTGGGTTTATCTGAATTCTTCGTTGTGAATCCATCTCCGAGCACAATACTTGGAGGTGAACGAGGACGACGACGCATGCGTAATTGCCTTGCTATTTTTCAGGATGACCAACGCCTTGCCCTATCCTTCTTCTTGTTCCAACATGACCCAAGACAAGGGGGGCAGAGGATTCGAGAGCTGCAACTCGCCGAGCAAATCTTCGTCAGCTGAGATCAGTCTTTCGACCTACCGAGAGGACTCGTGGTTTCTGGCACACCCAAAGAGCAGCATAGGTAGCATGGAGTCCTTAGGGACCAAGTTAACCATATGATTCGGTGTGTATTGGAACGGCCATCCAAGTGTCGTCTCTTCTGACGGGAGGAAAAGAGAAAAAGCCTGTAATGTGAGATTCAATTGTTTGCTCTACTCATTGGGGGAGTGTCATAATATATCATCAGATGGGAGAAGGTATCATAGTAGTGTCTTCTGCAGCAGAGAGGTCTGTAGAAATTGTAATTGGAGCTGTTCAGTCATTAACAAGAGGGATGACTGAATTATTCCCCTAAACTTCTACAGTATAATAAGATTATTTTAGTATCCGAGAATGGATTTCGTTGGTCCCCTAAGCTTAAAAGACTCTTTTATTTCTCTTCTTATCAGAAGCTCGTCTTCTACCACTCAGACGATTGGACATTTGTACTCTACCCATCTTCGTCAGACCGGTGGAGGGCTACcgcgatgggggggggggggaataaagTTGCTTGGTTCCGATCAGTCTGTGTAATTTTCAGCTCATCAATGATAAAGATGAGGAATCTGCTTGCAATTTGTGCACGCCAAAATGGCAAACACTAGCCGTtcattctcttttttctttttttaattcttgtGATGCAGTTTCGTGATCTCGTTAaccttcgtcgtcgtcgtcgttgctatgtcatgaatagaattcTTATGTTAtcatattaatttaaatttttttatgagctatagatataatattttaaaagtttagattatagatattttattttgaacGATAAAGATGTGATTtgggataaaaatatatatatttttttatttctaaagcttAGAAAATCTTACTAAAGAATCTTTCGTTGTTGATAAGCTTTCAGGATGATGtactaaataaaatatttataaaaaaaatggataaatattttgtttttttgtaaTTTCAAAACCTAATATCAACACCTAAACTCGACCAACGAAGGCATCTTTGTTGAAGTCAAAATTTCCGACTTGAGATGGAATGATGACATAAGGCAAGTGAATGGGATTCCAATGTGCAGAAAATGATTGAGAGTGATGTTTTTCTCCCACTCATTTTTCATGATGTCCAATCCATTTCCTCTGACAGCCATCCTTTGAAACAGAGGCCACAGGCAGGACCCACAGAGGGATCTTTTGTGATGCAAGTTGGTACTGGCACTGCAAGTCCATcatcaccccccctcccctctcccCTCAGGACCACAGCTCAATGTGTTCCTCGGTGAATAGTCCTATTCACCATGAAAACTCTTGCCTTCTCTCCCTAATCTCCTCTCCTCTCAGCAAACACAAAATACTTTTTGTATATGAGGATGTCAGTGTCAGCTCTGATGGACCACAACTTTTTGGTGGCACATGTTGTTCATGCTTCGGCTTCGATTGGTGAATCCCACGGGCTAACCCAGACTCGGATCTTTTTGCCTTCTCTCCCTGATGTTCTGCCGGGAAAAATGTCAGTCGAGTGGACCACAACTTTCTGGTGATCCATGTTGTTTGTACCACGAGCTAACACGCTTGAATCTGTGCATCTTCTTCTATCCACTGTGTGctctggagaagaagatattatcTTGATGATGTAGGAGGATGTCAATTCAGCGGACCGCAACTTATGTCGATCCATGTTGTAAATACGTCGGTCTCATGTGGCCTTTTCGGCATTCATTGGTACTGGGCCTTGCAGATGGAACAACAAGGTTCCGATGGATTCTGCTCGGTGGCATATCATTTTAACCCGGAGGGGCACAACTTTTGCCACTCATAAAAATCG
Protein-coding regions in this window:
- the LOC135673141 gene encoding protein TIFY 6b-like isoform X1, which codes for MERDFLGIHGRDSGNRQDAALFGGSAVQWPFSNVSTMQPFVFYKAAQEEKARNYFFDKHSSSSRFHPLPSMAVFEPSQKASHAVASQKSFGLGRQSINQHPMHGYQPQSTGSSLDATTCHMIPVNMGGPFFKVQAAHSGPNIAVTSLEQLPTGGGIAVNSPIGGPAGGAFAPRNMPKPSHMTAQLTIFYGGCVNVYDDVPLDKARAIMLLASKGSNVSSNALNPRSEAPLPAAAPVPAKVLGSNGISTKQTLIPTPIYVVAPCSGLSSPISVASHARAAAGGGSSNTDDAPRPKAVVAPLVPTGLHDTSKTPTTALGSRTATNNTPRDCGPMFAAVPQARKASLARFLEKRKERMTNALPYPSSCSNMTQDKGGRGFESCNSPSKSSSAEISLSTYREDSWFLAHPKSSIGSMESLGTKLTI
- the LOC135673141 gene encoding protein TIFY 6b-like isoform X2 gives rise to the protein MERDFLGIHGRDSGNRQDAALFGGSAVQWPFSNVSTMQPFVFYKAAQEEKARNYFFDKHSSSSRFHPLPSMAVFEPSQKASHAVASQKSFGLGRQSINQHPMHGYQPQSTGSSLDATTCHMIPVNMGGPFFKVQAAHSGPNIAVTSLEQLPTGGGIAVNSPIGGPAGGAFAPRNMPKPSHMTAQLTIFYGGCVNVYDDVPLDKARAIMLLASKGSNVSSNALNPRSEAPLPAAAPVPAKVLGSNGISTKQTLIPTPIYVVAPCSGLSSPISVASHARAAAGGGSSNTDDAPRPKAVVAPLVPTGLHDTSKTPTTALGSRTATNNTPRAVPQARKASLARFLEKRKERMTNALPYPSSCSNMTQDKGGRGFESCNSPSKSSSAEISLSTYREDSWFLAHPKSSIGSMESLGTKLTI